The following are encoded in a window of Conger conger chromosome 19, fConCon1.1, whole genome shotgun sequence genomic DNA:
- the LOC133119128 gene encoding leucine-rich repeat neuronal protein 3-like, whose protein sequence is MRDTSAAVWVLAGLAVAAVFRSGAAKRADCPQRCTCETRPWFSPSSLYMEAQTVDCNDLGLFSLPERLPADTQVLLLQTNNIASVERPLDYLANITEIDLSQNNLSSVGELVLGSLPRLLSLHMEENWLGTLPNSCLSELNGLQELYVNHNLLSSIAPGAFLGLWNLLRLHLNSNRLQAINSQWFLATPRLEILMIGDNPIGRIQDMNFRPLANLRSLVLARMNLSQVPDGALVGLDRLESVSFYDNMFVRVPRGALKEAQSLKFLDLNKNPIQRIQRGDFADMPHLKELGMNSMPELVSIDAFSLRNLPELTKIEATNNPRLSYVHPDAFRDLRRLETLMLNGNALSALPRGAVESLPNLREVGLHGNPLRCDCVLRWVNAGGTRLRLVEPDSLVCAGPPEHRGRPVRGVPLRDMAETCLPLISPRSLPPRLAARSGGAVSLHCRAFAEPPPHIYWITPLGERVGPGVASDRYRLHPEGTLDIEGITEREAGLYTCVAHNLVGADLRSVAVEVNGHFPRSLNGSLDVELQVVSVRHNSVLVSWKASHGGLAPSIKWSPVRPKADSLTTAFAARVPSDVKAYNLTHLDPSTRYEVCVDIPGFQRPHGVKCVNVTTAGLRPALEGRRRWEDGAVMGVFAALLGAVSVACALAYSSLRTRPVFGGLAKSPSRDSLGGCDSLSRLGVEGEGLPAAVEVKATVIHVSNNSF, encoded by the coding sequence ATGAGGGACACTTCAGCGGCGGTTTGGGTTTTAGCGGGCCTCGCGGTGGCTGCCGTTTTCCGTTCCGGGGCGGCGAAGAGGGCAGACTGCCCCCAGAGGTGCACGTGTGAAACCCGCCCCTGGTTCTCCCCCAGCTCCCTTTACATGGAAGCCCAAACCGTCGACTGCAACGACCTGGGACTGTTCTCCCTCCCTGAGCGATTACCGGCCGACACCCAGGTGCTCCTGCTCCAGACCAACAACATCGCGAGTGTCGAGAGGCCCCTGGATTACCTGGCCAACATCACGGAGATAGACCTGTCCCAGAACAACCTTTCCTCCGTGGGAGAGCTGGTTTTAGGGAGCCTCCCTCGTCTACTCTCCCTGCACATGGAGGAGAACTGGCTGGGCACCCTCCCGAACAGCTGCCTGTCCGAGCTCAACGGTCTCCAGGAGCTCTACGTCAACCACAACCTGCTCTCCTCCATCGCCCCCGGGGCGTTCCTGGGCCTGTGGAACCTCCTCAGGCTGCACCTCAACTCCAACAGGCTGCAGGCCATCAACAGCCAGTGGTTCCTGGCCACCCCGAGGCTGGAGATCCTGATGATCGGAGACAACCCGATCGGCAGGATCCAGGACATGAACTTCAGGCCGCTTGCGAACCTCCGCAGCCTGGTGCTGGCCAGGATGAACCTGTCGCAGGTCCCCGACGGCGCTCTGGTCGGCCTGGACCGCCTGGAGAGCGTGTCCTTCTACGACAACATGTTCGTCAGAGTGCCCCGTGGCGCCCTCAAAGAGGCCCAGAGTCTCAAGTTCTTGGACTTAAACAAGAATCCGATTCAGAGAATACAGAGGGGGGACTTCGCAGACATGCCCCACTTGAAAGAGCTGGGGATGAACAGCATGCCGGAACTGGTGTCCATCGACGCTTTCTCCTTGCGCAACTTGCCCGAGCTGACCAAAATCGAGGCGACCAACAACCCCAGGCTGTCCTACGTCCACCCCGACGCCTTCCGCGACCTGCGGCGCCTGGAGACGCTGATGCTGAACGGGAACGCGCTGAGCGCCCTGCCCCGGGGCGCGGTGGAGTCGCTGCCCAACCTGCGGGAGGTGGGCCTGCACGGCAACCCGCTGCGCTGCGACTGCGTGCTGCGCTGGGTGAACGCGGGCGGGACGCGCCTGCGTCTGGTGGAGCCCGACTCGCTGGTCTGCGCCGGGCCCCCGGAGCACCGGGGCCGGCCGGTTCGGGGGGTGCCCCTCCGGGACATGGCGGAGACCTGCCTCCCGCTCATCTCGCCCCGGAGCCTCCCGCCCCGCCTGGCCGCCCGGAGCGGCGGCGCGGTCTCGCTGCACTGCCGCGCCTTCGCCGAACCCCCGCCCCACATCTACTGGATCACCCCGCTGGGGGAGCGGGTCGGGCCCGGCGTGGCCTCGGACCGGTACCGCCTGCACCCGGAAGGGACCCTGGACATCGAGGGCATCACGGAGCGCGAGGCGGGGCTCTACACCTGTGTCGCACACAACCTGGTGGGCGCTGACCTCCGGTCGGTGGCCGTGGAGGTGAACGGCCATTTCCCCCGCTCCCTCAACGGCTCCCTGGACGTGGAGCTCCAGGTCGTGTCCGTGCGGCACAACTCAGTCCTGGTGTCCTGGAAGGCCTCGCACGGCGGTCTGGCCCCCAGCATAAAATGGTCACCGGTTCGACCGAAGGCCGACAGCCTGACGACGGCGTTCGCGGCCAGGGTGCCCTCCGACGTGAAGGCGTACAACCTGACGCACCTGGACCCTTCCACCCGGTACGAGGTGTGCGTGGACATACCCGGCTTCCAGCGCCCGCACGGCGTGAAGTGCGTGAACGTGACCACCGCCGGCCTGCGGCCCGCTCTGGAGGGCCGGCGCAGGTGGGAGGACGGGGCGGTGATGGGCGTCTTCGCCGCGCTGCTGGGGGCCGTTTCAGTGGCCTGCGCGCTCGCCTACTCCTCCCTGAGGACCCGCCCCGTTTTCGGAGGTTTGGCGAAATCGCCCTCGAGGGACTCTCTGGGAGGCTGCGACTCTCTCTCTCGGCTCGGGGTCGAGGGCGAAGGGCTGCCGGCTGCCGTGGAGGTCAAAGCCACAGTCATCCATGTGTCAAACAACtccttctaa